The Spirochaetota bacterium DNA segment GCCGTTCGCCGAGGGGGCGACGATCGGGCCGCTCAGCGCAAGCAGTTCCCTGAGGAACGCATCATCGGGGACGCGCAATGCAATGGTTCCGCTCACATATGAAAGCGAAACGCGTTCGGTGAGCGGCAGTATGAATGTGATCGCACCGGGAACCTTCGCTCGAAGCTCCTCGGGAAGCGGCATATCGGAAAAACGTCCTATCGCCGCGGTGTCCGGTATCAGCACAAGGAACGGCTTGTTCTTCTCGCGTCCCTTTATCCGATAGATCCGCTCGACGGCGTTCTCGTTGAACGCATCGGCGGCAAAACCGTACACGGTATCCGTCGGTATGATTGCCACACCGCCGTCCCGGATGACGCGTGCGCAATCGGCGATGGCCGTACGTTCAGCGATCGGACGTATCATCTCTTCTTTTCACGGAACAGGATGCGCGCAAGTATGATGGTGAATTCGTAGAGGAGATACAACGTTACGCCGACGATGGACTGCGTATAGAGATCGACCGTCGGCGTTATGAGCGCCGCGATGATGAATATCGCGACGATGACATGGCGGCGATACTTCGTCAGCATGTCGACCGAAAGAACACCTATCTTGATGAGCACGAGGAGTATCCACGGCGTCTGGAACACGAGCCCCATCATGAGAATGAGAATGATGAGCATATTGAAATATTCGCCGACGCTCCAGAGCGCCTTGACACCGTCATTCTTCGCGAAATCGATGAAGAAGTTGAACACGGTCGGCGTGAGAAAGAAATAGGAGAATGCCGCCCCGCCGTAAAAGAACACGATGACCGACAGCACCGCCGGAAAGAAGTATCGCCGCTCTTTCTTCGTGAGCGCCGGCAGGATGAACGTTGCAAGCTGAACAAGCGCCACCGGCACCGCTGCGAAAAGCCCCGAGAAAAAGGCGATCTTGATATAGGTAATGAACTTTTCCTGCGGGCGCAGATAAATGAGCTCCACGGTCAAATGACGCACCGGGGCCTTGAGGAACATTATCACCTGATCGATGAAGATGAACGAAACGATGGCCGCGGCGGCAAGCACCGCGAGCGATATGAGCAGCTTCCCGCGAAGTACATCGAGGTGTCCGAGAAAATCAAGTTTATTATGGTCGACTTTTGTCATGGAACGTGATTATACCGCGCATCGGGAAAATCGCAATTTTATCGCACTCACCAAACCCTCACATAAGGGGAAAGAAAACCACTGAGGCCACAGAGAAAATACCGAGAGGGAGCGGAGAGAGAAAATAAATAAATCACCTATTGGGTAAAAACCAATGCCCGCTCTTTCCCTGTTTTCTCCTGCTATTTCTCTGTGTTCTCTGTGGTTGCATTTCTCTTTCGTGATAAATTCGGCACCGCATCCCTTCGCTCAAGCAGCTCGTTCATCGCCGCGAGTACGTCATGCGTTTCAATGGCGTCCATACAGCGGACATCGGTACATCGCGCCTTCGCATCGCACGGGCGGCACGGCGACGGACTTGCGACCACACGGGTGTGATCTCCGAGCGGCCCCGCCTTTTCACTGCGCGTCGCGCCGAAAAGCGCAACGGTCGGCGTCCCTGCCGCTGCGGCAAGATGCATGAGCCCCGAGTCATTGGCTATGACGACATCGCATTGCGTGAGCAATCGTGCGGTATCGAGCAGACTGTATTTTCCGACGGCATCGACAACCCCGTACGCTGAGACCATTTCATCGAGGAATGCGCGATAATGCACCGCCTCATCCTTCGAGCCGGCGATGATAATGCGTTCCTTCTGCCCGGCTATCGATGCGATGAGCGCTCTCCATCGCGCAAGGGGATACATCCGGCGCGGGTCATCGCGGGTGAACGGAGCGATCCCAATGGTCGGCACCGGTGAACGCGGCAGGATATCTCCGGCGGGGACATTGATATGCGGTGTCAGTTCGGAGGCAGGGATACCGAGCGGCGCAAGCAGGTCAAGGAAATGATGCATGCGATGCCGGTCATCGATACGCGGACGCACGCGATGTGTCAGGAGAAAACCGCGCATATCGGAGGCAAGGCCGACGCGGACGCGTGCATGCGCAAAGAACGCGATGAACGCCGCAAAAAAACCGCCGGGCATGAGCATCATCACATCGATATGTTCTGCGGACAGCACCTTCGCGGCACGCAGCATGTCGGGAACGGATGCTTTCCGGTATCGAAAATGGTGCACCGCCGAGAACATACCGCTCGCTGAGTACAGCGGTGCGGTCGATGTATCGGTGACGAGTATCGAGCGCGCCCCGGGATAATGCGCAAGGAAAGAGCGCATTGCAGGCAGCGCCAGCATCGAATCGCCGATACGCTCGGTGTTGAACACAGAGACCGTCATCATCCTATACTACAGCGTACCCATGCGGAGGTCAATGCAGCAGTGCGAGCCATCGGAACAGCCCCGACGCGGCGAACCAGATATCCCGAAACGCTCCGACATAGAAACGATACAGATCGAAATTCGCGAACAGAAGCTTCATGACCAGGGTAAGTACGATGAGATTCGCAAGAACGATCATCACCGTTGAGAACACTATGCCCTCGTCCCTGAGGTCCGGCTGATAGGAACGCGTATATGCCGCCGTGCAGCCGATATGGAACCCGTAGCTGACGCCGAGCAGGAAATAATAGAGCGTGCGCATACCGGCCATGGGTATGAAGATATCAATGAGATTATACACGGCGACAATGATGACCGTATACACGGGTAAGAAATAGGGTGCAAGCGCGATGAACGAATTCGATTCGGTGGCTGTCACCATGCCGCCGCTCGAACGCACCTTGAACGAGGTGACCTTTCCGCCCGATATGAGCACGGCGAGCGCATGGGTAAGCTCATGCCCGAAAACATAGATCGCGGACGGGAGCGTGATGAACTGGCTTGCCACGGCGAACACGAGGGCGCCTGCCAGAAAGAACAATCCCGGGCGGCTGAACGCCTCGCGAAGCGGAAAGACGGTCCGTACAAGCTCAGCGCCGAGCCCCATCGCAAGTATCGCAGAGAGCACGAGCACGATGATCTTGACGGGGCCGTATACGCGCACGGTTTTATTCCGGGAACAGGCTGTTGAGTGTTTGGATAAGATCGTCCATGGCGAACGGTTTTTCAATGACGCCGGAGGCGTTCACTTCGGCAAGGCGGTCGCGTATCGCTTTTGTCGTCTGGCTCGCGATGACGATCATCGGGAGCGAACCAACGGCGCGGCGGGCATCGACGAGCATTTCGCCGCTGTTATCGAAGCTTTTAAGATGGGTGATGATGACATGCGGTTCCTCCTCCATCTTTTTCGCGGCGTCCTCAAGGTTCGCGGCGATGAACGTGGTAAAACCGTGTTTTTCCAGGGCGTAGGCGATGAAGTTCCTCAGGATCTCTTCATCGTTGAGTATCATGATCTTCTTGTCTTTCATTGAGTATCCTTCGTTTAGCACAAGACCATGTGAACAAGGGATGATCCGGGCTTCGGGCATTGCTCAGGGCAATAGTTTCAGGACGGGCAGCGCCACCTCCAGGACAGCAATGATAACGATATTCGCAAGGGCGAACGGGAACAGACGCGTCCACCCGAGGCGCATGAGCGAATCATAGCGGAACCGCGGCAGCGTCCAGCGCACCCAGATGAACAGAAAGCAGAAGAAACCCGCCTTGATAAAGAGCGATCCGACGCCGGCAAGCACCGCGATATTATGCGGCAGCGTATCCGCCCATCCCTGCAGGAACGGTATATGGGTGCCGCCGAAGAAGAGCGTGACGATGATGAACGAATTGGTTATCATGTTCATGTATTCGCCGAGATAGAAGAGGCCGAATTTGATACCGGAATATTCCGTGTGGTAGCCGAACACAAGTTCATTCTCGCATTCCGGCAGATCGAACGGCGTACGGGAATTTTCCGCATAGATCGCGATGAGGAACAGCATGAACGCGATGAATCCGAAGGGAAAGAATGTGAGCGCATGATACCCCGGCACCTGGACACCGGCAACCGTTATGAGCGTCTCCCGCTGAGCGTCCACAATACCCGAAAGGGTGACATCACCGCTCATCATGACAACGGCGAGGAGCGAGAGCCCAAGCGTGAGTTCATAGCTCACGAGCTGCGCCGCACCGCGTACGCTGCCCATGAGCGAATATTTATTATTGCTTGCAATACCGGCGAATATGATGCCGTAAAGCCCCATCGAACCGACGGCAAGAAAAAAGAGGACGCCGATATTCGGTTCAAAGAGCGTAAGCGATACCGTTACATTCCCGAAGATGAGCGGATCGCCGAACGGCATTGCGCCCCAGAGCGTGAGCGCAGCGGCAAAACTCACGAGCGGCGCCGCAATGAAAAGCACTCTGCTTATCACGTTCGCCGGGACGAACGATTCCTTAAAAAAGAGCTTAATGCCGTCGAGGAAAGGCTGGAACATGCCGAACGGGCCCGCGCGGTTCGGTCCGAAACGGTCCTGCATGAATCCGGCGAATTTACGTTCTGCAAGCGTGAAGTACGCCACCCCGATCATGAGTACGGCAAGAATGACGACATATTTGGCTATCGCGATGAGCCACGGATTGGTCAG contains these protein-coding regions:
- a CDS encoding L-threonylcarbamoyladenylate synthase, translated to MIRPIAERTAIADCARVIRDGGVAIIPTDTVYGFAADAFNENAVERIYRIKGREKNKPFLVLIPDTAAIGRFSDMPLPEELRAKVPGAITFILPLTERVSLSYVSGTIALRVPDDAFLRELLALSGPIVAPSANGAGAPLITSVRELVKRYEEKVDIIIDGGDIVDAAPSTIYDCIGKRVLRQGKVRV
- the tatC gene encoding twin-arginine translocase subunit TatC is translated as MTKVDHNKLDFLGHLDVLRGKLLISLAVLAAAAIVSFIFIDQVIMFLKAPVRHLTVELIYLRPQEKFITYIKIAFFSGLFAAVPVALVQLATFILPALTKKERRYFFPAVLSVIVFFYGGAAFSYFFLTPTVFNFFIDFAKNDGVKALWSVGEYFNMLIILILMMGLVFQTPWILLVLIKIGVLSVDMLTKYRRHVIVAIFIIAALITPTVDLYTQSIVGVTLYLLYEFTIILARILFREKKR
- a CDS encoding glycosyltransferase family 9 protein; amino-acid sequence: MMTVSVFNTERIGDSMLALPAMRSFLAHYPGARSILVTDTSTAPLYSASGMFSAVHHFRYRKASVPDMLRAAKVLSAEHIDVMMLMPGGFFAAFIAFFAHARVRVGLASDMRGFLLTHRVRPRIDDRHRMHHFLDLLAPLGIPASELTPHINVPAGDILPRSPVPTIGIAPFTRDDPRRMYPLARWRALIASIAGQKERIIIAGSKDEAVHYRAFLDEMVSAYGVVDAVGKYSLLDTARLLTQCDVVIANDSGLMHLAAAAGTPTVALFGATRSEKAGPLGDHTRVVASPSPCRPCDAKARCTDVRCMDAIETHDVLAAMNELLERRDAVPNLSRKRNATTENTEK
- a CDS encoding response regulator, which encodes MKDKKIMILNDEEILRNFIAYALEKHGFTTFIAANLEDAAKKMEEEPHVIITHLKSFDNSGEMLVDARRAVGSLPMIVIASQTTKAIRDRLAEVNASGVIEKPFAMDDLIQTLNSLFPE
- a CDS encoding complex I subunit 1 family protein — encoded protein: MIDPLLMSILTNPWLIAIAKYVVILAVLMIGVAYFTLAERKFAGFMQDRFGPNRAGPFGMFQPFLDGIKLFFKESFVPANVISRVLFIAAPLVSFAAALTLWGAMPFGDPLIFGNVTVSLTLFEPNIGVLFFLAVGSMGLYGIIFAGIASNNKYSLMGSVRGAAQLVSYELTLGLSLLAVVMMSGDVTLSGIVDAQRETLITVAGVQVPGYHALTFFPFGFIAFMLFLIAIYAENSRTPFDLPECENELVFGYHTEYSGIKFGLFYLGEYMNMITNSFIIVTLFFGGTHIPFLQGWADTLPHNIAVLAGVGSLFIKAGFFCFLFIWVRWTLPRFRYDSLMRLGWTRLFPFALANIVIIAVLEVALPVLKLLP